The genomic window AGGTGTAAAAAGCCTTCCATCACAACTTGTCCCGCCAAGGTTGCTGTCAGCGTTGAACTTTGCCCCGAAGCTAGTAAAGCCAACCCAAAAATAGCACTCGCTGCACCAACTCCTAACAATGGTGAGAGAAGTTTGTAAGCATCCTGAATTTCTGCGACATCTTGATTACCGGAAAAATGAAATGTAGCCGCCGCAACAATTAAAATAGCTGAATTGATAAATAATGCTAATGATAAAGCCACCGTCGAATCAATAGTGCCAAACTTAATCGCTTCCCATTTTTTTTCGCTGGTTGGCTGAAAGTCGCGGGTTTGCACAATAGACGAATGTAAATATAAATTGTGAGGCATTACCGTCGCCCCCAAAATACCGATCGCAATGTAGAGCATTTCTGGATTTTGCAAAATCTCTATTTTTGGTGCATACCCTAATAAAATCCCTCCCGCATCTGGTTGAGAAAAGATAATTTCGGCAGTAAAGCAGATACCCACCGTTGCTACTAGCGTAATTACCAGTGCTTCCACGTAACGAAAGCCTTTATTTTGCAAAAATAACAATACAAGCACATCTAGCGCTGTAATGCAGACTCCCCAAAGTAAAGGGATGCCAAACAATAGTTGCAAGGCGATCGCACTTCCCAATAATTCTGCTAAATCGCAAGCTGCGATCGCAATTTCACACAGTACCCACAAACAAAAGTTAATTCGGGGACTAAAATAATCTCGGCAAGCTTGGGCTAAATCTCGTCCTGTAGCTACACCCAACCGCACGCACAGCGATTGCAATAAAATTGCCATCAAATTTGAAAGCAAAATCACCGAAAGCAATGTATAGCCAAATTTAGACCCCCCAGCAATGTCTGTCGCCCAATTACCAGGATCCATATAGCCAACAGAAACAAGATAACCAGGGCCCGCATAAGCCAGCATCTTGCGCCAAAAACCCTTACCTTCAGGGATTTTGATACTCCGGTGAACTTCCGGGAGGCTAGGACGATTTTGTGGGGTAGCCATTCATTTTGCCGCTTGCTGTTCTCATAATATTTTCATAATCTTAGCAAATTATCAAGAATAAACGAATTTTAATGTAGAGATGTTGCATTGCAACGTCTCTCTCTAGCTATTGGTTTTTAGATCGCGCGTTCTAGAACGGGTTTACACTTCTACTTCGTCTAAATGTTCTGCTACCGAGCGATACAAATCAACAATATGACTATCCGCCAACCCATAATAAACATTACGCCCTGCTTTGCGGTAGCTGACTAAACGCATATTTCGCAACAGTCTTAGCTGATGAGAAACGGCTGATTCGCTCATTTTCAAAGCCGCCGCCAAATCGCAAACACACAACTCTTGAGACGCAGCCAAGGCGGACAGTAATCGCAGTCGATTGGGATCTGCTAACACCCCAAATAATTCTGCCATTTGTTGCGCTTTAACCATTGATAACAGTTTAGGCGCGATCGCCAGGAGATTTCCTACAGTGACACAATGGACTTCACAAGTTTGGGCATCATCTGTTTGAGTCGATCGCAATTCTTGCTTATTCACCGCAGATTTAGAGCCTCTAAAAGATTTTTCTCTAGTATAAGCATTGAAATGAGAATCATTCTATAAACCTATGAATAAGTGTTCATATATTAGGATAAATAGCTTAGAATTTTGAGCATATACCTT from Synechocystis sp. PCC 7509 includes these protein-coding regions:
- a CDS encoding Nramp family divalent metal transporter, with amino-acid sequence MATPQNRPSLPEVHRSIKIPEGKGFWRKMLAYAGPGYLVSVGYMDPGNWATDIAGGSKFGYTLLSVILLSNLMAILLQSLCVRLGVATGRDLAQACRDYFSPRINFCLWVLCEIAIAACDLAELLGSAIALQLLFGIPLLWGVCITALDVLVLLFLQNKGFRYVEALVITLVATVGICFTAEIIFSQPDAGGILLGYAPKIEILQNPEMLYIAIGILGATVMPHNLYLHSSIVQTRDFQPTSEKKWEAIKFGTIDSTVALSLALFINSAILIVAAATFHFSGNQDVAEIQDAYKLLSPLLGVGAASAIFGLALLASGQSSTLTATLAGQVVMEGFLHLRLPSWLRRLATRALAIVPAVITIILFGEQSTGKLLVFSQVILSLQLSFAVFPLVMFTSKRRLMGEFVNPLWLKVLAWTVAFVIAGLNIWLLIQTFLGWL
- a CDS encoding ArsR/SmtB family transcription factor; the protein is MNKQELRSTQTDDAQTCEVHCVTVGNLLAIAPKLLSMVKAQQMAELFGVLADPNRLRLLSALAASQELCVCDLAAALKMSESAVSHQLRLLRNMRLVSYRKAGRNVYYGLADSHIVDLYRSVAEHLDEVEV